Sequence from the Sphingomonas koreensis genome:
ACATGCGTGGCGATCGGCTGCCCGGGAACGGTCGCATCGAAATGCAGGATCTTGCGTCCGACCCAATAGGCGAATGCCCAGAGCGGCGGCGTGGTGAAGGGGTTGGTCAGGAACGTCGTCAGCGACGCGACCGGGATATTGGCCCGGAACGGGAGCGCCAGCAGCGCGGAGAAGAAGATCTGCGCGACCGGGATCATGATGCCCGTCACCATCCCCAGCGCAACGCCGCGCGGCACCGATCGGCGGGTGAAGCGCCACAGTTCCGGCGCCAGCACGCGATGCGCCACCGGGCGCAGGAAGCGATTTGCCTCCAGGCTTTCGCGGGTCGGCATGTTGCGGTCCGCCCATGCCCGTACCCGGTCCCAGAAGCTCCGTTCAGCCACGGTCGCGGAGGAGCCTTCCCTGTTCACGCTTCCAGTCACGCTCCTTGATCGACTCGCGCTTGTCGTGAGTCTTCTTGCCCTTCGCCAGCGCCAGCTCCACTTTCGCGCGGCCGCGCGAATTGAAGTAGATCGACAGCGGCACCAGGGTCATCCCCTCGCGCGCCACCGCGCCGTGCAGCTTTTCTATCTGCCGCAGATGAAGGAGCAATTTACGGGGCCGCTTGGGCTCGTGATTGAAACGGTTGCCGTGGCTGAATTCGGGGATGTTGGCATTGACCAGCCACGCCTGCTCGCCGCGGATCTCGGCATAGCTTTCCGCGATCGATCCCTCGCCGAAGCGCAGCGCCTTCACCTCGGTGCCCTGAAGCGCGATGCCGGCCTCGTACACGTCCTCGATGAAATACTCGAAGCGCGCCTTCCGGTTCTCGGCGACGATCTTCTTCTTGTCGAATTCGGTGGGACGCGGGCGAGCCATGGGACGCGCGATGTAGGCCCGTGCGACGCTAAAGGGAAGCCGAGCGGATCAGATAATCCCCGCCGCCTGCATCGCCGCATCGACCGCCGCCTTGCTCGCCTCGCCCGGCTCGACCATCGGCAGCCGCAGCTCGGCCGAAATCTCGGGCCGCAGCTTGTTCACGGCGTACTTGACCGGCCCCGGCGAGGCGTCTGTGAACATCGCATTGTGAAGCGCGAACAACCGGTCATGCAGCGCCAGCGCCAGCGCGGTATTGCCTTCGGCCCAGGCCGCCTGGAACTGAGCGCACAGCTTGGGCGCGACATTCGCGGTCACCGAAATACACCCCACCCCGCCCATCGCGTTGAACGCCAGCGCGGTATCGTCGTTGCCCGAAAGCTGAGCGAAACCCGCGCGGAGCGCCGCGCGATGCATCGACACGCGCGCGAGATCGCCGGTCGCGTCCTTGATCGCGACAAACTTGCCCGGGAAGGCCTGAACGATGCGGATCACCGTTTCGGGCTGGATGTCCGTCACCGTGCGCCCGGGGACATTGTAGAGCACGATCGGTAGCTCGCATTCCGCGGCGACCGCCTCGAAATGGCGGAAGATGCCCTCCTGGCTCGGGCGGTTGTAATAGGGCGGCACCATCAGCACCGCGTCGGCCCCGGCATCCTTCGCCGCCTTGACGTTGCCGATCGCGACCCGCGTGTCGTTCGATCCTGTGCCGGCGATCACCGGGATACGGCCGCGTACCTGATCCACGCAGACGCGCACCACCTCGAAATGCTCATCCTTGGCCAGCGTCGCGGCCTCGCCCGTCGTCCCGACAGGAACCAGCGCGGACGAGCCTTCGGCAATCTGCCATTCGACGAAATCGCGGAACACGTCTTCGGCAAAGTCGCCGTTACGGAACGGGGTAATCAGGGCGGGGATCGAACCGGTGAACATATGCGCCAAAAAGCCCCAATTTTTCCGAATTTCGGGCTGGCCAATAGGCCTGGCTTGCGTATCATGTCCAGATGCTTGCCTCTTTGTTCAAGAGCGGGCTTCTGCTCGCCGGCGTATCGGGTGTCGCGGTCTCTTCTCAGGTCGTGCAGGATGGGGTGGAACGCGCGCGCGTTCAGCTTGCCGCGCTGACGGCCTCACCCCAGGCCTATCCGCCACCCGCGAGTTCGGGGCTCCAATATAATCTCGACCAATGGAAACGGCTCCAGCAATCGGATCGCTGGCCGTTCAGCGACTATGCCAACTTCCTGCTCGCGCATCCCGGCTGGCCGGGCGAGACGAGCCGTCGCGCCGCGGCCGAGACATCGCTGACCTCGGGGGCCGAGGCGCCTTCGCTGGTCATCCGCTTCTTCGAACGCTTCCCGCCCGCTACCGCCGCTGGCCGCGTCCGCTATGCCGAGGCGCTCGCCGCGTCGGGCCGCCGTTCCGAGGCGAACGAGCAGGCCCGCCGTGCCTGGCGCAGCGGCGCGCTGCGTCCCACCGACGAAAGCGCCGTGCTCTCCGGCTTCCCGGGCGCTCTGACCCCGGCGGATCATGACGCCCGGATGGACGCCCTGCTCTGGCAGGACGCACGCACCGCGGCCGCGCGCCAGATCGCCTATACCTCGCCGCAGAACCGGCCGCTGTTCGATGCGCGCCTGGCGATGCAGAGCAACTGGCCCGACGCCCAGACCAAGGCCGCTTCGGTCGAGGCAATGGGCGCGCGTGATCCCGGTTTCATCGCCGATCGCGCGATGTGGTTCCGCAACAATGGCGGCAGCGGCTCGGCCCGCTCGCTCCTCGCTCGGCCCCGCAGCCTCGCGACGCTTCCCGGCAATGTCGAGGAATGGTACGAGGTCCTGCTCGTCAACGCCCGCGCGGCGGAGAGCGACGGTCAGTACGGCCTCGCCTATGCGATCGCCTCGCAGGTCGATGATGCGTTGCCCCCCGGCGCCGACGTCGCCGCGATGGGGCTCGGCATCCGCGACGATTACACCAGCCTGGTCTGGCTCGCGGGCACCGTCGCGATGCAGAAGCTGCGCCGCCCGGCCGATGCGGTGATGATGTTCGATCGCTATTCGCGCGGCAGCCGGACGCCGACCACCCAGTCCAAGGGGCTCTACTGGGCCGGACGCGCCGCCGAAGCCGCGGGGCAACAGGCCGCCGCCCAGGGCTATTACGCGCGTGCCGCCGCCTTCTCCGACCTCTATTACGGCCAGCTCGCGGCCGAGCGGATGAACCGCTCGCTCAAGGCACCGCCTGCGTTTGACGGCACGCGTGCTTCATCCGGCGCACGCACCGCCTTCTATAATCGCGAGGTGGTTCAGGCCGCGCGGCTGCTCGGCACGCTGGGCCGCTGGCAGGAGCAGAGTCTGTTCCTGCGCCAGATCGCCGCCGACGCCACCAGCGCCGAGGACCATGTCCTGGCCAGCGAACTGTCGCGCAGCATCGGGCGCCCGGACCTGGGCGTGATGGTGGGCCGCAGCGCGTTGCTCAACGGCCTCAGCGACTATACCGTCGCGGGCTATCCCTCGGTCCGCGTCCCCGCGGGCGAGGAAGGCTATTTCACGATCATCCACGCCATCGCGCGGCAGGAGAGCCAGTTCGACAAGGCCGCGGTCAGCCATGCCGGCGCGCGCGGGCTGATGCAGCTGATGCCCGGCACCGCGCGCGAGACCGCGGGCAAGCTCGGCCTCGGCTACAACATGGCCTCGCTCACCGCCGATACGGATTACAACATCCGCCTCGGCTCGAGCTATTTCCAGCGGATGCTGCGCTATTATGGCGGCAGCTATCCGCTCGCGGTCGCGGCCTATAATGCCGGCCCCGGCAATGTGAACAAATGGCTCCGCGCCAATGGCGATCCGCGCACCGGGAGCATCGAGGTCATCGACTGGGTCGAGGCGATTCCGATCTTCGAGACCAAGAACTACGTCCAGCGCGTACTCGAAAATGCGGTGGTCTATGATCTGCTTCACCCGAATTATGCCCGGTCGCGCGGCCCGGCGCATCTGAGCTGGTATCTCGGCAAGAGCCGTCCCGGCTGACGTGATCGAGGTCATCCCGTACGACGACGCACAGTTCTGTGAGGTCGACGCGCTGTGGCGCGCGGTCTTCCCCGAAGACCCGCCGCATAGCCATGCCACCGTTGCCATCCCGCAGAAGCTCGCCGTCCAGCGCGACCTGTTCCTCGTCGCGGTGGAAGGCGGCCGCGTGCTCGGCACGGTCCTCGCCGGCTATGACGGGCATCGTGGGTGGCTCTACAAGCTCGCCGTCCATCCCAATGCCCGGCATTGCGGAATCGGGACGAAGCTGGTCCGCGCCGCCGAGAGGAAGCTGGCAGCCAGGGGCTGTACCAAGCTCAATCTTCAGGTACGCGCCGGTAACGACGAAGCCGCCCGCTTCTGGGCGCGCATGGGTTATGGCGAGGAACCGATCATCAGCATGGGCCGCCTTCTTTGAGCATCGATCGCCCCAACTACATCACGCCCGCCGGCTATTCCGCGCTCAAGGCGGAGTATGACGCGCTGTTCGCCGGCGAGCGCCCGAAGCTGGTCGAGACCATCGCCTGGGCTGCGGGCAACGGCGACCGTTCCGAGAATGGCGATTACATCTACGGCCGCAAGCGGCTGCGCGAGATCGACCGCCGGTTGGGCTGGCTGTCTAGGCGGATGAAGGCCGCCAAGGTGATCGACCCCTCCCGCCAGGAAGATCGTAGCCGCATCTGGTTCGGCGCGACCACGACCATCGCGGACGAGGACGACAACCACCGCACCCTGACCCTTGTCGGGGATGACGAGGCCGATGCGGGCAAGGGCCTCGTCGGCTGGAACGCTCCGCTCGCCCGTGCGCTGCGCGGCGCCGCGATCGGCGACCTGCGCCGCGTGACGCTGCCCGCCGGCGAAAAGGAATATGAGGTGATGGAGATCAGCTACCCGAGCTGACTTCACTGCAATTAAGATTGACTCGCAATAGCGATCATGCTCAGGGCACGCGCAACGCGCTGCCCGCCCCTGTCCGGCGATCCAGGACGGCGCTCAGCACAGGGGATTTCGATGAAGACGACCTACGGCCTGCTGGCCACCGCCGCTCTCGGCCTGACCCTGCCGATGACCGCGCAGGCGCATGGGGACGAAGAGCAGAAGACCGACGAGATCGTCGTCTATGGCCGCGGCGAGGAGAAGAACACCCTCGCCACCGGTCTGGACCTGTCCCCGCGCCAGACGCCGCAGTCGATCAGCATCGTCACCCGTGAACAGCTGGAGGACCAGGCCGCGGTCAACGTCGGCGACGCGCTCGCCTATACCACCGGGATCTCGGTCAAGGCGGTCGATCGCGGCCGCAACACGCTGGCGGCGCGCGGGTTCGACATCACCAACTACCAGCTCGATGGTGCGCCCTTCGCCACCGGCAATATCGGGCTGGAGAAGAACAGCACCGCAATCTTCGAGCGGATCGAGGTGATCCGCGGCGCCAACGGCCTGCTGCAGGGCGCCGGCGAACCCTCCGCGACGATCAACCTGGTACGCAAGCACGCCACCTCGCACGAGCTGACCGGCTCGCTCGACCTTGAGGGCGGATCGTGGAACCGCTTCGCCGCGACCGGTGACATCACCGTCCCGATCACCGCCGACGGATCGGTGCGCGGGCGGCTCGTCGCGCAATATTCCCGGCAGGATTCGTTCGTCGATATCGAGAAGTCGAAGGGTTATCTGATCTATGGCGTGATCGACGCCGATCTTGGCGCGAACACGCGCATCAGCATCGGCGCGAGCTACCAGCGCGACGAGCGCGACGGCACGCTGTGGGGCCAGCTACCCTATTGGTACGCTGACGGCACGCGCACCAGTTGGCCGCGATCCAAGACCACCGCCGCGAGCTGGAACATGTGGGACACGACGGAGAAGACCGCGTTCCTCACGATCGACCAGCGCCTGGGCAACCGCTGGTCGCTGCGCGCCGATGTCGCCTATCACGAGCAGTTCGAGGATTCGAAGCTGCTGTGGACCGGCGGCTACCCCGATCGCGCCACCGGAATCGGCATGACCGCTGAAGGCTATTGGTTCCAATCGCGACCCAAACAGTGGAACGTCAGCGTTTCGGCGCGCGGCAATTTCGACCTGCTAGGCCGCGAGCACGAGCTGATCGTCGGTGGCAATTATCGCCACCTGAGCGGCGGCTGGACCGATCGCAAACCCGTCTCGATCGCGCCAATCGGCGATTTCAACCTTTGGGACGGCAGCAAGCACCCCGAGCCGGCCTGGGGAGATCGCTTCCGGTCGAGCGGCTTCGGCACGACCGGGCAATATGCCGTTTACGGTGCGGCCCGGCTCCAGCTGCTCGACCCGCTCAAGCTGATCGCCGGCGCGCGCATCAGCTGGTGGGAGCGCAACGAGGAGATCACGCTCTACACCGCCGCTCCCTACACCATCAGCCACAAGGGCCGCGTGACGCCCTATGCGGGCCTCGTGTTCGACGTGACCGGCAGCATCTCCGCCTATGCGAGCTTCACCAGCATCTTCAATCCACAGGACAACAAGGACCGCAATGGCGACTACCTGCCTCCGGTCGTCGGCAATGCCTATGAAGCGGGGGTGAAGGGGGAATGGATGAACGGACGCGTCCGCGCCTCTGCCGCCATCTTCCGCATCGAGCAGGACAATTTCGCGGTGGTCGATCAAGGCTTCTTCGTCCCTGGCACCACCAACCCGGCTATGCGGCCCGCGCGCGGCACCGTTTCCGAAGGCTATGAAGCCGAGGTCGCGGGCAAGGTCCTCACCGGTTGGGACCTGAGCCTCGGCTGGAGCGCCTTCCGCGCCAAGGATGCCAATGGCGAGCAGGTGCAGCAGCATCACCCGCGCCGTATCCTGCGCATCTCCACCCGCTATGATTTCCGCGGGATGCTCGACGGGTTCAGCGTGGGCGGCTCGGCGCGCTGGGAGAGCGAACCGCCCAAGACCGGCGTGAACCCCGCCACCCAGCTGCGGGAGAATGTCGGCCAGCCGGCCTATCTGCTGGTCAATGCGATGGCGCGTTACAGGCTGAACGACAACGTCTCGCTCCAGCTCAACGTCAACAACCTGTTCGACAAGCGCTACTTCAACAACAATCTGTGGTTTGCCGGCTATGTCTATGGCGAACCGCGCAATGTCCGCGCCACGTTGCGTCTGGGCATCTGAGCGATCGGGCGGAGCGTCACCGCGATGCTCCGCCTAGCCCGCTCCTGCCAGCTTCTTCCCGGCCGCCTTCCAGCGCGAACTGTTCGTCAGCGCCGAGGCTTCGATCTTGAGCTTGGCGCAACCGGGCAGGCCGCGGATGATCGTGCGCAGATTATCCGCCAGCACCGGCGGCATCCACGGGTTGAGCACCAGCCGGGTGATCGAGCCGAGATCGATCGCGATCGGCAGCGAAAAGGCCGGCTCCTCCAGGCATGTCGCCACGATCCGCCATTCGCGCTCGTCGCTATACCCCTCGCGCTTCACGAACGGCAGCCGGTGCGCGTCCTCGGGCGTCAGCGCCTCGAGTTGCCGGATCTGAAGATAGTCGACCGCCCCGGAGATGACCCCCGGGTGGGCGCGCACCGCCGTTTCAAGCGCGGCCTTCTCGAACTCGATGCACACGCCCTCCATCCCCTGCGTGAACACGCGCCAGTGATGATAGGTCTCGCTCGCCATCGCGCAGCACAGGGCCAGCACCGATTTCGCGTCGGCATGGGCGCGATACAGCTCCATGAACTCGACGTCGTTGGTGTCGTCCCATTTGGACGGGCTGAGCAGCACCAGCCGTTGGTGCACCAGCGTGTCGAGTGCGCTCGACAGCGTCGTGTAGCGCCGCACGAACTTGTCGAGGGTCCGCGTCGCCATCAGCCCGCCACCCGTTCGGTCCCGACGCGGTTGGCCAGTTCCCGCCCCGCCTCGGCGTCCGAGATGCTCGCCAGCGTCGTTTCCGCGATCGCGGTCAGCGCCTCCTCGGTCAGGAACGCCTGATGCCCGGTGACCAGCACGTTGGGAAAGGTCAGCAGCCGCTGGAACACGTCGTCCCCGACGATCTCGTTCGACAGATCCTCGAAGAACAGGTCGGCCTCCTGCTCATAGACATCGAGCGCCACCCCGCCGATCTTGCGCGACTTGAGGCCGTCGATCAGCGCCGCGGTATCGATCAGCGCGCCGCGGCTGGTATTCACGATCAGCAGCCCTTCGCGTGCCCGCGAGATCGCCGCCGCATCGATCAGATGGCGGGTAACCGGCGTCAACGGGCAATGCAGCGTGACGATCTCCGCCTGCTCGAGCAGGGTCGCGCGAGGAACATAGCGCACCCCGACCCTCTCAAGCTCCGGGTCGGTCACCACATCGCTCGCCAGCACGTCGCAGCCGAACCCGGCGCGAAGGCTCCGTGCGACCAGCGCGCCGATCTTGCCGGTGCCGATGACGCCGACCATGCGCCCGTGCAGATTGCGGCCGATCAGCCCGTCCAGCGCGAAATTATTGTCCCGCACCCGCGCCCAGGCCCGCGGAATGTGCCGGTCCACAGCGAGCATCAGGCCTATGGTGAACTCGGCAACGGCGTGCGGCGAGTAGGCGGGCACGCGCACCACATCGATCCCCAGCCGCTCGGCCGCGGCCAGATCGACATTGTTGAATCCGGCGCAGCGCAACGCGACCAGCCTCACGCCTGATCCCGCCAGCGCCTCCAGCACTCGGGCATCGACGCAATCGTTGACGAAGACGCACACCGCCGCGCATCCGGCAGCGAGTGGCGCAGTGGACAGGTCCAGCCGCGGCTCGAGAAAGATCAGCTCGTGCGCGTGCGCCGCATTGGCCTCGCTCAGGAAGCGCCGGTCATACCCCTTGGTCCCGAACACCGCGACGCGCATGACTGCTCCCTCTAGCCGCGGCCTGGATCAGCACGCGACGACGTTGACCGCCAGCCCGCCTTGCGCGGTTTCCTTGTATTTCGACCGCATATCCTCGCCGGTCTGGCGCATCGTCTCGATCACCGCATCCAGGCTGACGACATGGCTGCCGTCGCCGTGCATGGCGAGATAGGCGGCGTTGATCGCCTTGATCGCCCCCATCGTGTTGCGCTCGATGCACGGGATCTGGACGAGACCGCCGATCGGGTCGCAGGTCAGGCCCAGATTATGCTCCATGCCGATCTCGGCGGCGTTCTCGATCTGCGCATTGGTCGCGCCCAGCGCCGCAGCGAGGCCCGCCGCCGCCATCGAACAGGCGACCCCGACCTCGCCCTGGCAGCCCATTTCGGCGGCCGAGATCGACGCGCGCTTCTTGTAGAGGAAGCCGATCGCCGCCGTGGTCAGCAGGAAGGTGCGGGCGCCAGCCGGCGTCGGCGAGGCGCAGAAGGTCTCGTAATAGCGCAGCACCGCCGGGATCACTCCCGCCGCGCCATTGGTCGGCGCGGTGACGACACGGCCACCCGCCGCGTTCTCCTCGTTCACCGCCAGCGCCCACAGGCTCACCCAGTCGAACACCAGCGACGGATCGGAGCGCGGCCCGCGCGCGAGCAGCTTGTTGTGCAGGTCGCGCGCCCGGCGCTTGACCTTGAGGCCGCCGGGCAGTTCGCCCTCGCCGCGCATCCCGCGCTCGATGCACGCCGACATCGCCGCGCGCAGCGAATCGAGGAAGGCATCGGTCTCGGTATCGTCGCGCCATGCGGCCTCGTTGGCGCGGACGATATCGGCGATCGTCACGCCCTTCTCCTCCGCCACCGCGAGCAGCTCGGCGCCCGACGAGAAGTTCATCGGCAAGGTGACGTTCGAGCGGGGTGCCTCGCACCCGCCCTCGACCACCGCGCCGCCGCCGATCGAGTACCAGAAGGTCTCGTACGGCTCGCCATCGGGGTAATGCGCAACGAAGCGCATGCCGTTGGGGTGCGCGGGCAGGAAGCGGTCGGAGCGGAAGATCAGATGCCGGCCCTCGACGAACGGCACGATCACCTGCCCGCCCAGCGACAGCTTCTGCTCGGACTGGATCGTCGCGACGATGCTTGCCACCGCGTCGGGATCGACGCTCTCGGGCTGATGCCCGGCCAGGCCCAGGATCACCGCGGTGTCGGTGGCGTGGCCCTTGCCGGTCAGCGCGAGCGATCCGAACAGCTCGCACGAAACCGAAACCGGGATCCCGCGATCCAGCGCCGCTTCGGAAAAGGCATGGGCCGCGCGCATCGGCCCGACGGTGTGCGAGCTCGACGGACCGATGCCGATGGTGAACAGATCGGCCAGCCCGATCGTCGCTTCCACGCGCTGCCGCGCCGCCATTCCCGAACCGTCGAGCATCAAATCCCTCCAACGGGCAGGCGTTGGTTCGCCTGCCTTTACGTCAGAGGCCTTATTCGGTCGGCGCGACGCCCGGCGCAAGCCGGATGTGCAATTCCTTGAGCTGCTTCTCGCTGACGAAGGACGGCGCCTGCATCATCAGGTCCTCGGCCTTCTGGTTCATCGGGAAGACGATGACCTCGCGGATGTTGGGCTGGTCGGCCAGCAGCATCACGATACGGTCGACGCCCGGCGCCGAACCGCCATGGGGCGGCGCGCCGAACTTGAACGCGTTGATCATGCCCGCGAAGTTGCTGTCGACCTGCTCCTGCGTGTAGCCGGCGATCTCGAACGCCTTGTACATGATCTCCGGACGGTGGTTCCGGATCGCGCCCGACGACAGCTCGATGCCGTTGCAGACGATGTCATACTGCCAGGCGAGGATGTCGAGCGGGTCCTTGGTCTCCAGCGCCTCCAGCTCGCCCTGCGGCATGCTGAACGGGTTGTGGCTGAAGTCGATCTTCTTCGCGTCCTCGTCATATTCGAACATCGGGAAGTCGACGATCCAGCAGAATTCGAAGCGGTTCTTGTCGATCAGCTCCAGCTGCTCGCCGACGCGGGTGCGGGCGAGGCCGGCGAGCTTCGCCGCCTGCGCTTCCTTGCCCGCGGCGAAGAAGATGCCGTCGTCCGGGCCAAGGCCCAGCTCGTCGGCCAGGGCCGACATCTTGTCCTCGCCATGGTTCTTGGCGATCGGGCCGCCCCATTCGCCGCCCTTGCGGGTGGCATAGCCCAGGCCGGCAAAGCCTTCGCCCTGCGCCCAGGCGTTCATGTCATCGAAGAACTTGCGGCTCTTCTCGGCGGTGCCCGGCGCGGGAATCGCGCGGACCACGTCACCGGCCTCGACGATCGATGCAAAGCGCCCGAAACCCGAACCTTCGAAATGTTTGCTCACGTCGGAGATCAGGATCGGGTTGCGCAGGTCGGGCTTGTCGTTGCCGTATTTCAGCATCGATTCGCGATAGGGGATGCGCTTGAACGGCAGCGGCGAAACCGTGCGGCCCTTGCCCTGCCAGTCGGCGAATTCCTCGAACACGCCGTGCAGCACCGGCTCGATCGCCGCAAACACATCGTCCTGGGTGACGTAGCTCATCTCGAAGTCGAGCTGGTAGAATTCGCCCGGCGAACGGTCGGCGCGCGCGTCCTCGTCGCGGAAGCAGGGCGCGATCTGGAAATAACGGTCGAAGCCCGCGACCATCAGCAGCTGCTTGAACATCTGCGGCGCCTGCGGGAGCGCGTAGAACTTGCCCGGATGCACGCGGCTGGCGACCAGATAGTCGCGCGCGCCTTCGGGCGAGGACGCGGTCAGGATCGGCGTCTGGAACTCGGTGAAGCCCTGGTCGATCATCCGGCGGCGCAGGCTCGCGATGACATGGCTGCGCAGCATGATGTTGGCGTGCAGCCCCTCGCGGCGCAGGTCGAGGAAGCGGTTGCGAAGGCGGATTTCCTCCGGATATTCGGCATCGCCGAACACGGGCATCGGCAGCTCCTGAGCGGCCGACTGGACGGTCACGCCCTTGGCGAACACCTCGATCTCGCCGGTCGACAGGTTCGGGTTCACCGTCGCGTCCGAACGCGCCTTCACTACACCGTCGATCGTCACGACCGACTCGACGCGCAGCCCTTCGAGCACCGGCAAAGCGGGCGAATCGCTGTCGGCGACGATCTGGGTCACGCCATAATGGTCGCGCAGATCGACGAAGAGCACGCCGCCATGATCGCGCTTGCGATGGATCCAGCCCGAAAGGCGGACGGTCTCACCGACCTGGGCGGCGGTCAGCTGGCCGCAAGTGTGCGAACGATAGGCGTGCATGAGCAATCTCTGATTGCGTCATCCCAGCGAAAGCTGGGATCTCGCGTCCCGAGGGGATTCCCTGCGGCTTGAGACCCCTGCCCTCGCAGGGATGACGGATTTTGTAACTGGCGCGCGCTTCCCCTCCACACAGCCCTTTGTCAACCCGCTCGCGCGCGTCTATGGGCCTGCGATGCACATTCACGGCCTGATCGAAGACTCGGCAACGCTAGCCAATCTCTGCACCCGCCTCGCGCAGCAACCGTTCATCACGGTGGATACCGAGTTCATGCGGGAAAACACCTTCTGGCCTGAGCTTTGTCTCATCCAGATCGCCGACACCAACGAGGCGGCGGCGATCGATCCGATGGCCGAGGGCATCGATCTCACGCCCCTGCTCGACCTGCTCGTCAACAATGAGGACGTGCTCAAGGTCTTCCATGCCGGCGGCCAGGATCTGGAAATCGTCTACAATCTGACCGGCAAGACCCCGCATCCGCTGTTCGACACCCAGATCGCGGCGATGGCGCTCGGCCAGGGCGAGCAGATCGGCTATTCGAACCTGGTCGAAACCTATCTCGGCATCACCGTCGACAAGGGCGCGCGCTTCACCGACTGGTCGCGCCGTCCGCTCGACAAGCGCCAGATCGACTATGCGATCGCGGACGTGACCCATCTCTCGGAAATCTTCCCGAAGATGCTGGAGAAGCTGCGCAAGACCGGGCGCGGCGGCTGGCTCGACGAGGAGATGGAGCGGATCGCCAATCCGGAAAATTACCGCAACGATCCCGATCAGGCGTGGCAGCGTATCCGCATCTCCAGCCGCAAGGCCGAAGTGCTGGGACGCCTCAAGGCGCTGGCGGCATGGCGCGAGAAGGAAGCACAGGGCAAGAACCTGCCCCGCGGCCGCATCGTCAAGGACGAGACGAT
This genomic interval carries:
- a CDS encoding lytic transglycosylase domain-containing protein; amino-acid sequence: MLASLFKSGLLLAGVSGVAVSSQVVQDGVERARVQLAALTASPQAYPPPASSGLQYNLDQWKRLQQSDRWPFSDYANFLLAHPGWPGETSRRAAAETSLTSGAEAPSLVIRFFERFPPATAAGRVRYAEALAASGRRSEANEQARRAWRSGALRPTDESAVLSGFPGALTPADHDARMDALLWQDARTAAARQIAYTSPQNRPLFDARLAMQSNWPDAQTKAASVEAMGARDPGFIADRAMWFRNNGGSGSARSLLARPRSLATLPGNVEEWYEVLLVNARAAESDGQYGLAYAIASQVDDALPPGADVAAMGLGIRDDYTSLVWLAGTVAMQKLRRPADAVMMFDRYSRGSRTPTTQSKGLYWAGRAAEAAGQQAAAQGYYARAAAFSDLYYGQLAAERMNRSLKAPPAFDGTRASSGARTAFYNREVVQAARLLGTLGRWQEQSLFLRQIAADATSAEDHVLASELSRSIGRPDLGVMVGRSALLNGLSDYTVAGYPSVRVPAGEEGYFTIIHAIARQESQFDKAAVSHAGARGLMQLMPGTARETAGKLGLGYNMASLTADTDYNIRLGSSYFQRMLRYYGGSYPLAVAAYNAGPGNVNKWLRANGDPRTGSIEVIDWVEAIPIFETKNYVQRVLENAVVYDLLHPNYARSRGPAHLSWYLGKSRPG
- the greB gene encoding transcription elongation factor GreB produces the protein MDRPNYITPAGYSALKAEYDALFAGERPKLVETIAWAAGNGDRSENGDYIYGRKRLREIDRRLGWLSRRMKAAKVIDPSRQEDRSRIWFGATTTIADEDDNHRTLTLVGDDEADAGKGLVGWNAPLARALRGAAIGDLRRVTLPAGEKEYEVMEISYPS
- a CDS encoding TonB-dependent siderophore receptor: MKTTYGLLATAALGLTLPMTAQAHGDEEQKTDEIVVYGRGEEKNTLATGLDLSPRQTPQSISIVTREQLEDQAAVNVGDALAYTTGISVKAVDRGRNTLAARGFDITNYQLDGAPFATGNIGLEKNSTAIFERIEVIRGANGLLQGAGEPSATINLVRKHATSHELTGSLDLEGGSWNRFAATGDITVPITADGSVRGRLVAQYSRQDSFVDIEKSKGYLIYGVIDADLGANTRISIGASYQRDERDGTLWGQLPYWYADGTRTSWPRSKTTAASWNMWDTTEKTAFLTIDQRLGNRWSLRADVAYHEQFEDSKLLWTGGYPDRATGIGMTAEGYWFQSRPKQWNVSVSARGNFDLLGREHELIVGGNYRHLSGGWTDRKPVSIAPIGDFNLWDGSKHPEPAWGDRFRSSGFGTTGQYAVYGAARLQLLDPLKLIAGARISWWERNEEITLYTAAPYTISHKGRVTPYAGLVFDVTGSISAYASFTSIFNPQDNKDRNGDYLPPVVGNAYEAGVKGEWMNGRVRASAAIFRIEQDNFAVVDQGFFVPGTTNPAMRPARGTVSEGYEAEVAGKVLTGWDLSLGWSAFRAKDANGEQVQQHHPRRILRISTRYDFRGMLDGFSVGGSARWESEPPKTGVNPATQLRENVGQPAYLLVNAMARYRLNDNVSLQLNVNNLFDKRYFNNNLWFAGYVYGEPRNVRATLRLGI
- a CDS encoding DUF2971 domain-containing protein; this translates as MATRTLDKFVRRYTTLSSALDTLVHQRLVLLSPSKWDDTNDVEFMELYRAHADAKSVLALCCAMASETYHHWRVFTQGMEGVCIEFEKAALETAVRAHPGVISGAVDYLQIRQLEALTPEDAHRLPFVKREGYSDEREWRIVATCLEEPAFSLPIAIDLGSITRLVLNPWMPPVLADNLRTIIRGLPGCAKLKIEASALTNSSRWKAAGKKLAGAG
- a CDS encoding DUF2062 domain-containing protein, with the translated sequence MPTRESLEANRFLRPVAHRVLAPELWRFTRRSVPRGVALGMVTGIMIPVAQIFFSALLALPFRANIPVASLTTFLTNPFTTPPLWAFAYWVGRKILHFDATVPGQPIATHVANDSWLNWLWSEAGPALITGLVTITIISSILGYVISAVGWRLWIANKWRKRKKERAAAIGGQ
- the dapA gene encoding 4-hydroxy-tetrahydrodipicolinate synthase; its protein translation is MFTGSIPALITPFRNGDFAEDVFRDFVEWQIAEGSSALVPVGTTGEAATLAKDEHFEVVRVCVDQVRGRIPVIAGTGSNDTRVAIGNVKAAKDAGADAVLMVPPYYNRPSQEGIFRHFEAVAAECELPIVLYNVPGRTVTDIQPETVIRIVQAFPGKFVAIKDATGDLARVSMHRAALRAGFAQLSGNDDTALAFNAMGGVGCISVTANVAPKLCAQFQAAWAEGNTALALALHDRLFALHNAMFTDASPGPVKYAVNKLRPEISAELRLPMVEPGEASKAAVDAAMQAAGII
- a CDS encoding GNAT family acetyltransferase, giving the protein MIEVIPYDDAQFCEVDALWRAVFPEDPPHSHATVAIPQKLAVQRDLFLVAVEGGRVLGTVLAGYDGHRGWLYKLAVHPNARHCGIGTKLVRAAERKLAARGCTKLNLQVRAGNDEAARFWARMGYGEEPIISMGRLL
- the smpB gene encoding SsrA-binding protein SmpB, whose product is MARPRPTEFDKKKIVAENRKARFEYFIEDVYEAGIALQGTEVKALRFGEGSIAESYAEIRGEQAWLVNANIPEFSHGNRFNHEPKRPRKLLLHLRQIEKLHGAVAREGMTLVPLSIYFNSRGRAKVELALAKGKKTHDKRESIKERDWKREQGRLLRDRG